One Longimicrobiales bacterium DNA segment encodes these proteins:
- a CDS encoding DUF4383 domain-containing protein, whose product MRSTAQLGALIFGIVFLLVGILGLFVPNGMGMEADMETAGLLFGLFPVNLVHNIVHLAFGVWGLVASRTHPASRSYGRIGAIAYGALVVIAFLSPTLFGLAPIGGNDIWLHAVLALGLAYIGYAAGDTRVPAT is encoded by the coding sequence ATGCGGAGCACGGCTCAGCTGGGCGCATTGATCTTCGGTATCGTATTCCTGCTGGTCGGGATCCTTGGCCTGTTCGTACCGAACGGCATGGGCATGGAAGCCGACATGGAGACGGCGGGCCTGCTGTTCGGCCTCTTTCCCGTGAATCTGGTCCACAACATCGTCCATCTCGCGTTCGGCGTCTGGGGCCTGGTCGCGTCGCGCACTCATCCGGCGTCGCGCAGCTACGGCCGCATCGGCGCGATCGCATATGGCGCACTCGTCGTCATCGCGTTTCTGTCACCGACGCTGTTCGGACTGGCGCCGATCGGCGGCAACGACATCTGGCTGCACGCCGTGCTCGCGCTGGGGCTGGCCTATATCGGGTATGCCGCCGGCGACACGCGGGTACCTGCGACCTGA
- a CDS encoding aminotransferase class V-fold PLP-dependent enzyme: protein MRLPPDPAPLDCRRADFSLPPDVHYLNCAYMGPLPRRVQEAGFAGVRAKGVPTSIEPSDFFRDSDTARSMFAQIIGARDVSRVAIVPSVSYGVATVARNVRCGAGATIVIAQEQFPSNVYAWRRLAAATGAELRMIGPASDGARGESWSEALIGAIDERCAVVALPHVHWTDGTRFDLERIGERARDVGAAFVIDGTQSIGALPFDAERIRPDAVICAAYKWLLGPYGIGFAWYGERFDDGVPIEETWIGREGSEDFQHLVDYRDTYQPGAVRYDVGERSNIILLPMVIESMRLVLECGAERIQQYCDTLMQPALEEASALGFRIEARSWRGAHLLGLRAPATLDLGALGAGLRQRNVFASLRGTALRLAPHVYNDEHDVAALMDVLRSAVRGTGAATPPAATPSPASPRPR, encoded by the coding sequence ATGCGCTTGCCGCCTGACCCTGCGCCACTCGACTGCCGGCGCGCCGACTTCTCGCTGCCGCCGGACGTGCACTATCTGAACTGCGCATACATGGGCCCGCTGCCGCGCCGTGTGCAGGAGGCGGGTTTCGCGGGTGTGCGCGCGAAAGGAGTGCCCACGTCGATCGAGCCGTCCGACTTCTTCCGCGACAGCGATACGGCGCGATCGATGTTCGCGCAGATCATCGGTGCCCGTGATGTCTCCCGTGTCGCGATCGTGCCATCGGTCTCGTATGGCGTGGCGACCGTTGCGCGCAACGTGCGGTGCGGCGCCGGTGCCACGATCGTGATCGCGCAGGAGCAGTTCCCGAGCAATGTCTACGCATGGCGGCGTCTGGCCGCGGCGACCGGGGCGGAGCTGCGCATGATCGGCCCGGCGTCCGACGGCGCGCGGGGCGAGTCGTGGAGCGAGGCGCTGATCGGTGCGATCGATGAGCGGTGCGCAGTCGTCGCGCTGCCGCATGTTCACTGGACGGACGGCACGCGTTTCGACCTGGAGCGGATCGGCGAGCGGGCGCGCGACGTGGGTGCCGCGTTCGTCATCGATGGCACGCAGAGCATTGGTGCGCTGCCGTTCGATGCCGAGCGGATCCGCCCGGACGCGGTGATCTGCGCGGCCTACAAGTGGCTGCTCGGCCCGTACGGGATCGGGTTCGCGTGGTACGGCGAGCGCTTCGACGATGGCGTGCCGATCGAGGAGACCTGGATCGGCCGCGAGGGGAGCGAGGACTTCCAGCACCTGGTCGACTACCGCGACACGTACCAGCCGGGTGCGGTGCGCTACGACGTCGGCGAGCGCAGCAACATCATCCTGCTGCCGATGGTGATCGAGTCCATGCGGCTGGTGCTGGAGTGCGGCGCAGAACGCATCCAGCAGTACTGCGACACGCTGATGCAGCCGGCACTGGAGGAAGCGAGCGCGCTCGGCTTCCGCATCGAAGCCAGGTCCTGGCGCGGAGCGCACCTGCTCGGTCTGCGCGCGCCCGCGACGCTCGATCTGGGCGCGCTCGGCGCGGGGCTGCGCCAGCGCAATGTGTTCGCATCGCTGCGCGGCACGGCGCTTCGCCTGGCACCGCACGTCTACAATGATGAGCACGACGTCGCCGCGCTGATGGATGTCCTGCGGTCGGCAGTGCGGGGCACGGGGGCAGCCACGCCGCCGGCCGCGACACCGTCCCCCGCGTCTCCGCGTCCACGCTAG
- a CDS encoding TraB/GumN family protein has product MNDVMNPVRPRSPRPWLRLLLPLLAGTAACAPALESEAPNAAAAALPMWEVTDGDGTVYLLGSIHMLRPETYPLDDEIYEAFDAADVAAFELHLDSLEAAAPLMMSRGLYQDGRTLSSVLPDSLHDELTARLAAVGIPMAAASSMKPWLAALTVSALTIQRAGFDAAQGIDRHFFERAQAAGKRITAFETMDQQIGLFDGMPEAEQIAFLETTLEDLDSVVAMVDESTALWKRGDAEAIGAMMTESMQDQPNLRRRLLDDRNQAWIPQIEALLRGGDTAMVIVGMGHLTGPGSVIELLRSRGHTVIRSTATAAAR; this is encoded by the coding sequence ATGAACGACGTGATGAATCCGGTACGGCCGCGGTCACCGCGGCCGTGGCTGAGACTGCTGCTGCCGCTGCTCGCCGGCACGGCCGCATGTGCGCCTGCGCTCGAAAGTGAAGCGCCAAACGCCGCGGCGGCTGCACTGCCGATGTGGGAGGTGACGGACGGCGACGGCACCGTCTACCTGCTCGGCTCGATCCACATGCTCCGGCCGGAGACGTATCCGCTCGATGACGAGATATACGAAGCGTTCGACGCGGCGGACGTAGCCGCGTTCGAGCTCCACCTGGATTCACTGGAGGCGGCCGCGCCGCTGATGATGTCCCGCGGACTGTACCAGGATGGCCGCACGCTGAGCAGCGTACTCCCGGACTCACTGCACGACGAGCTGACAGCGCGGCTGGCGGCGGTCGGCATCCCCATGGCCGCAGCGTCATCCATGAAGCCGTGGCTGGCGGCGCTCACAGTGAGCGCGCTCACCATACAGCGTGCCGGGTTCGATGCTGCCCAAGGTATCGACAGGCACTTCTTCGAGCGCGCGCAGGCAGCCGGCAAGCGGATCACGGCGTTCGAGACCATGGACCAGCAGATCGGTCTGTTCGACGGGATGCCGGAAGCGGAACAGATCGCGTTCCTGGAGACGACGCTCGAGGACCTGGACAGTGTGGTCGCCATGGTGGACGAGTCGACGGCACTCTGGAAACGCGGCGATGCGGAAGCGATCGGGGCTATGATGACCGAATCAATGCAGGATCAGCCCAATCTGCGGCGCAGGCTGCTGGACGACCGCAACCAGGCGTGGATCCCGCAGATCGAGGCGCTGCTCAGAGGGGGCGATACCGCGATGGTCATCGTCGGCATGGGTCACCTGACCGGCCCGGGCAGCGTCATCGAGCTGCTGCGCTCCCGCGGCCACACGGTGATACGCAGTACCGCCACGGCGGCCGCGCGCTGA
- a CDS encoding ADOP family duplicated permease, giving the protein MKGIRRVLRLGGVRQGVDEELAYHFDSTVAELMARGLTREAAEAEARRRFGDVTRYRSELESIDRGTAARRRWSDRLDIARQSVRYAVRSLTRSPGLTAGVILAFALGIGANLTMYGIVDRLLLRPPDHIADADDVRRIYVSEYVPYMQERFTGATLSYPDYRQLRTVPAFADVAAWARRSVMVGSGLGATEKDVVYATGNFFPLLGVEPALGRFYTEAEDRIGGPRQVVLGWTEWQREYAGAADVIGRTIDFGYGAYEVIGVAPRNFTGVDLMDIALWLPFHAAGGDVRGTEWLEHRGTQFFETVARLAPGATEGEAAAAATAAWIAGREGSEFANSEGDAEVQLTSVLSARGPDAPPETVVARLLLIVSAIVLLIAAVNVANLLLARSMKQRRETSVRLALGISRRRLIGQIMLEGMILACAGGATAVLLAAWSRDLVGGILLPNVAWSDAANGRIIAAAAVLSLVAGAAASLIPALQAARGTVSDTLRQAGAGGVTVRAARFRAGLSLVQTALSVLLLIGAGLFVRSLDRVRATDLGFDPDNLIYATPRTTTDGMSPEEMRLVMERGRDALLRVPGVRAVGATHSLPFHSFRTTRLVAEGVDSIPIPQSGGPYVYEVTSGFLEAMDLAVIAGRGITDRDAGASQPVVLINRSMAAALWPGQSALGRCLYIGVGPDRGPQTRCSEIVGVVEDSRRQEVENVTTFQYYVPLAQEQMNGTARLFVIRAADESPATMQAIRRTLLDLDPRIRYVDAEPMMNRIDPSTRSWQLGAAVFSIFGLLALVVSAIGLYSVLAFDVAQRTREIGVRSALGATSREVIRLVVGNALRITAVGVAVGVLGALALAGRIEPLLFEIPPRDPLTFVAVVVTLHVVAAIASTVPAWRASRVDPNVALRSDG; this is encoded by the coding sequence ATGAAGGGGATCAGGCGGGTGCTGCGGCTCGGCGGGGTGCGGCAGGGTGTGGACGAGGAGCTCGCGTACCACTTCGACAGCACGGTGGCAGAGCTGATGGCGCGGGGCCTGACGCGGGAGGCCGCGGAGGCAGAGGCGCGACGCCGGTTCGGTGACGTGACGCGTTACCGCAGCGAGCTGGAGTCGATCGATCGCGGCACGGCGGCGCGCCGGCGCTGGTCCGACCGTCTGGACATCGCGAGGCAGAGTGTTCGCTATGCGGTGCGCTCGCTCACACGCTCGCCCGGATTGACTGCCGGGGTGATCCTGGCGTTTGCGCTCGGCATCGGTGCGAACCTGACGATGTACGGCATAGTGGATCGCCTGCTGCTGCGCCCGCCGGATCACATTGCGGATGCGGACGACGTGCGTCGCATCTATGTGAGCGAGTACGTGCCGTACATGCAGGAGCGTTTCACCGGCGCCACGCTGTCGTACCCCGATTACCGTCAGCTGCGCACCGTCCCGGCGTTCGCGGATGTCGCGGCCTGGGCGCGTCGTTCGGTCATGGTCGGCAGCGGTCTCGGTGCGACGGAGAAGGACGTCGTCTACGCAACCGGCAACTTCTTCCCGCTGCTCGGCGTCGAGCCGGCGCTCGGACGATTCTACACGGAGGCGGAAGACCGCATTGGCGGTCCGCGCCAGGTCGTGCTCGGGTGGACGGAATGGCAGCGCGAATACGCGGGCGCCGCGGATGTGATCGGCCGCACGATCGACTTCGGGTACGGTGCGTACGAAGTGATCGGTGTGGCACCGCGGAACTTCACGGGCGTCGATCTCATGGACATCGCGCTGTGGCTCCCGTTCCACGCAGCGGGCGGCGACGTGCGCGGTACGGAGTGGCTCGAGCACCGCGGCACGCAGTTCTTTGAGACGGTGGCAAGGCTGGCGCCCGGCGCGACGGAAGGAGAGGCGGCCGCGGCGGCGACGGCCGCATGGATCGCCGGCCGCGAGGGCAGCGAGTTCGCCAATTCGGAAGGCGACGCAGAGGTCCAGCTGACGTCGGTGCTGAGCGCGCGCGGCCCCGACGCGCCGCCGGAGACCGTCGTTGCGCGGCTGCTGCTGATCGTGTCGGCGATCGTGCTGCTGATTGCAGCGGTCAACGTCGCGAACCTGCTGCTTGCCCGGTCAATGAAGCAGCGGCGCGAGACTTCAGTGCGCCTGGCACTCGGCATATCGCGGCGCCGGCTCATCGGCCAGATCATGCTCGAGGGGATGATCCTCGCCTGTGCCGGCGGTGCGACGGCCGTGCTGCTCGCGGCGTGGTCGCGTGACCTGGTCGGCGGCATCCTGCTGCCGAACGTTGCGTGGAGCGATGCCGCGAACGGCCGCATCATCGCCGCGGCCGCGGTGCTGTCGCTCGTCGCGGGTGCTGCCGCGTCGCTGATCCCCGCGTTGCAGGCGGCGCGCGGCACGGTCAGCGACACGCTGCGGCAGGCGGGCGCCGGCGGCGTGACCGTGCGCGCCGCACGATTCCGCGCCGGGCTGTCACTCGTGCAGACCGCGCTGTCCGTGCTGCTGCTGATCGGCGCCGGCCTGTTCGTGCGCAGCCTCGACCGCGTGCGCGCCACTGATCTCGGATTCGACCCCGACAACCTGATCTACGCGACGCCACGCACGACGACCGACGGCATGTCGCCGGAAGAGATGAGACTGGTCATGGAACGCGGCCGCGACGCGCTGTTGCGCGTGCCCGGCGTGCGCGCGGTCGGTGCAACGCACAGTCTGCCGTTCCATTCGTTCCGTACCACGCGGCTGGTTGCGGAAGGCGTCGATTCCATACCGATCCCGCAGTCCGGCGGCCCGTATGTCTACGAGGTCACGTCGGGGTTCCTCGAGGCGATGGACCTGGCCGTGATCGCGGGACGCGGCATCACGGATCGCGATGCGGGCGCCAGTCAGCCGGTCGTGCTCATCAACCGGAGCATGGCGGCGGCGCTGTGGCCCGGCCAGTCCGCACTCGGTCGCTGCCTCTACATCGGCGTCGGCCCCGACCGCGGACCGCAGACACGCTGCTCGGAGATCGTGGGCGTCGTCGAGGACTCACGCCGGCAGGAAGTCGAGAACGTCACGACGTTCCAGTACTACGTACCGCTCGCGCAGGAGCAGATGAACGGCACCGCGCGCCTGTTCGTCATCCGGGCCGCAGACGAGTCACCTGCGACAATGCAGGCCATCCGGCGCACGCTGCTCGATCTCGATCCCCGCATCCGCTACGTCGACGCGGAGCCGATGATGAACCGCATCGACCCGAGCACCCGCTCATGGCAGCTCGGCGCCGCGGTGTTCAGCATATTCGGGCTGCTCGCACTCGTCGTCTCCGCCATCGGGCTCTACAGCGTCCTCGCCTTCGATGTCGCACAGCGCACGCGCGAAATCGGTGTCCGCTCCGCGCTCGGCGCGACGTCCCGCGAAGTCATCCGGCTCGTCGTCGGCAACGCGCTCCGCATCACGGCCGTCGGCGTCGCCGTGGGCGTGCTCGGCGCGCTCGCGCTCGCCGGCCGCATCGAGCCGCTGCTGTTCGAGATCCCGCCGCGCGACCCGCTCACGTTCGTAGCCGTCGTCGTGACATTGCACGTCGTCGCTGCCATCGCGAGCACCGTCCCCGCCTGGCGCGCCAGCCGCGTCGATCCGAACGTGGCGCTGCGCTCGGACGGCTGA
- a CDS encoding PadR family transcriptional regulator, which produces MNLLQGTLDMLVLKALMFGAQHGYGVARWVRETTDGTLDVEEGALYTSLHRMERRGWLESEWGVSENNRRAKYYSLTNAGRRQLEEELSGWVRYAEAVFKVVHAEEMVA; this is translated from the coding sequence ATGAATCTGCTGCAGGGTACGCTCGACATGCTCGTGCTCAAGGCGCTGATGTTCGGGGCGCAGCACGGCTATGGCGTCGCACGGTGGGTGCGCGAGACGACGGACGGTACGCTCGATGTGGAGGAGGGCGCGCTGTATACGTCGCTGCACCGTATGGAGCGGCGCGGGTGGCTGGAGAGCGAGTGGGGCGTGTCGGAGAACAACCGTCGTGCGAAGTACTATTCGCTGACGAACGCGGGGCGGCGCCAGCTGGAGGAGGAGCTGAGCGGCTGGGTGCGGTACGCGGAGGCGGTCTTCAAGGTAGTGCATGCGGAGGAGATGGTCGCATGA
- a CDS encoding PadR family transcriptional regulator, translating into MSTEPLKPPVLHILLALADGEMHGLGIADWVEKTTGGAVELGPGTLYRSLKEMVEEDLIRETSAPEAGADPRRKYYAITATGRRRVKAEAARLENLVEVARARRLLPERA; encoded by the coding sequence ATGTCGACAGAGCCGCTCAAGCCGCCCGTGCTTCATATCCTGCTCGCGCTCGCGGATGGCGAGATGCACGGGCTCGGGATCGCGGACTGGGTGGAGAAGACGACGGGCGGGGCGGTCGAGCTGGGACCGGGCACGCTGTATCGCTCGTTGAAGGAGATGGTCGAGGAGGACCTGATCCGTGAGACGTCGGCGCCGGAGGCGGGAGCGGATCCGCGCCGGAAATATTATGCGATCACGGCGACGGGTCGGCGGCGCGTGAAGGCCGAGGCGGCCCGGCTGGAGAACCTCGTGGAGGTCGCGCGTGCTCGCCGGCTGCTTCCGGAGCGAGCGTAA
- a CDS encoding ABC transporter permease: MSRPDVSSGVHARLFRRLLRVYPTAFRDAYGEEMTLYFAERLERARATAGPVGVVRLWFASAADVVLTALAERRARRARHTPRPKGDPAMSSMLQDLGYAARRLRQTPFFAIAAVAMLALGIGLNAAVFSLVDALLLRPPPFSDAESIVHIYQDGDEGDPSSTSYPAYRDMAATPDVFAAVAATSPGGATWDAAGGPSQVSIEYATASYLPVLGLQPYRGRWFGPEHDRVGAEMAAVVSHRTWRTKLGSDPDVIGRSIRLNNQAVTIIGIGPETFNGEAGALLTDFWLSISSTPVGGPFQVANLERREDHWYQVKARLAPGSTIERARVAMDALAQDLAASYPELNRGRDITVFAHDEVRFHPAADGPLVGAGIGLFTVSGLVLLLACGNLGNLLLVRGIGRRPEMAVRQALGAGRGRVARLLLFEALLLSALGAAAGLVLAGWVLRLVPGLPLPVPGGGLDVGLDGRVIGFAVALAIMTGLVFGLLPSVHATRTDVASALRDEGRGSSAGRSVSVMRGGLLTLQVAVSLVLVVGAGLMARSLANVARVDPGFDAARIAVIGTNLPQGGVTDDETLVVAAQVLERVAALPGVERAALTTRLPVAPGGSTTQVVDGHTPQSGTGSVELDFAYVSREYFETMGMPLVAGRGFTRDDRPESPRVVVVNETAARTFWGGDALGGRIRSESSRDAWREVVGVVADATVSSLDEPPTPQIFYSAEQAGVGGFSVVARTPGDPAALLGPLRTALNDVRATLPVTRLMTLDTHLGDALAGARFLALLMGAFSLLSLLLAGLGVYAVVAFSVERRSRELGIRAALGAEGTRLVRMVVGETLGIVGVGLLVGLAISLLAARGIAGMLYGVPAFDPATFALAAALLAVSAAAAAFLPARRAARTDPVGVLRSGSGFGG; the protein is encoded by the coding sequence ATGTCGCGGCCTGATGTTTCGTCCGGCGTGCATGCCCGTCTGTTCAGGCGATTGCTGCGCGTCTATCCGACGGCGTTCCGCGACGCATACGGCGAGGAGATGACGCTGTACTTCGCGGAGCGCCTGGAGCGTGCGCGCGCGACGGCGGGCCCGGTCGGTGTCGTGCGGCTGTGGTTCGCATCCGCGGCGGATGTGGTCCTGACCGCGCTTGCCGAGCGCCGCGCGCGGCGCGCCCGGCACACACCCCGTCCGAAAGGTGATCCGGCCATGTCGTCAATGTTGCAGGATCTCGGCTATGCAGCGCGTCGTCTGCGGCAGACTCCGTTCTTTGCGATCGCGGCGGTGGCGATGCTTGCGCTGGGCATCGGACTGAACGCGGCCGTGTTCAGCCTGGTGGACGCGCTGCTGTTGCGTCCGCCGCCGTTCAGTGATGCGGAGTCGATCGTGCACATCTACCAGGATGGCGACGAGGGCGATCCCAGCTCGACGTCGTACCCTGCCTACCGCGACATGGCGGCGACACCGGACGTCTTCGCGGCGGTAGCTGCGACGTCACCGGGCGGCGCGACGTGGGACGCGGCCGGGGGACCGTCGCAGGTGTCGATCGAGTATGCGACCGCGAGCTATCTGCCTGTGCTGGGTCTGCAGCCGTATCGCGGGCGCTGGTTCGGACCGGAGCATGACCGCGTGGGCGCGGAGATGGCGGCCGTGGTGAGTCACCGTACGTGGCGTACGAAGCTGGGCTCCGACCCGGACGTGATTGGACGCAGCATCCGGCTGAACAACCAGGCGGTAACGATCATCGGCATCGGCCCGGAGACGTTCAACGGCGAGGCGGGCGCGCTGCTGACGGACTTCTGGCTGTCGATCTCGAGTACGCCGGTGGGCGGGCCGTTCCAGGTGGCGAACCTGGAGCGGCGCGAGGACCACTGGTACCAGGTGAAGGCGCGGCTGGCGCCGGGCTCGACGATCGAGCGGGCGCGTGTGGCGATGGATGCGCTCGCACAGGATCTGGCGGCGTCGTATCCCGAGTTGAACCGCGGTCGTGACATCACGGTATTTGCGCACGACGAAGTCCGCTTCCATCCCGCGGCGGATGGCCCGCTGGTGGGCGCCGGTATCGGTCTGTTCACGGTCTCTGGCCTGGTGCTGCTGCTGGCGTGCGGCAACCTGGGCAATCTGCTTCTGGTGCGCGGCATCGGTCGCCGGCCGGAGATGGCGGTACGGCAGGCGCTCGGGGCGGGCCGCGGCCGTGTCGCGCGGCTGCTGCTGTTCGAGGCGCTGCTCCTCTCCGCGCTCGGTGCCGCGGCAGGTCTGGTCCTGGCCGGCTGGGTGCTCCGCCTCGTCCCCGGTCTGCCGCTGCCGGTGCCGGGCGGCGGCCTGGACGTCGGCCTCGACGGCCGCGTCATCGGGTTTGCTGTCGCACTCGCGATCATGACGGGCCTGGTGTTCGGGCTGCTGCCATCGGTGCACGCGACGCGTACCGATGTCGCATCGGCGCTGCGCGACGAAGGGCGCGGCAGCTCGGCCGGGCGGAGCGTCTCGGTGATGCGGGGCGGTCTGCTCACGCTCCAGGTCGCGGTATCGCTCGTGCTCGTGGTCGGCGCGGGGCTGATGGCGCGGAGTCTCGCGAATGTGGCACGTGTCGATCCCGGGTTCGATGCCGCACGCATCGCCGTCATCGGCACCAACCTGCCGCAGGGCGGCGTAACCGATGATGAGACGCTCGTGGTCGCGGCGCAGGTGCTCGAGCGCGTTGCGGCGCTGCCGGGTGTCGAGCGGGCGGCGCTCACGACCCGCCTGCCCGTGGCGCCCGGCGGCAGCACGACGCAGGTGGTCGACGGCCATACGCCCCAGTCGGGGACAGGGTCCGTCGAGCTCGACTTCGCGTACGTCAGTCGCGAATACTTCGAGACGATGGGAATGCCGCTGGTCGCGGGACGTGGATTCACCCGCGATGACCGGCCCGAGTCACCGCGGGTCGTGGTCGTCAACGAGACGGCGGCGCGCACGTTCTGGGGCGGCGACGCGCTCGGCGGCCGCATCCGCTCGGAGTCTTCCCGGGACGCCTGGCGCGAGGTGGTGGGCGTCGTCGCGGATGCGACGGTCTCGTCGCTGGACGAGCCGCCGACACCGCAGATCTTCTATTCCGCGGAGCAGGCCGGAGTGGGCGGTTTCTCCGTGGTCGCACGCACGCCGGGAGATCCCGCAGCCCTGCTCGGTCCGCTGCGCACGGCGCTGAACGATGTGCGCGCGACGCTGCCCGTCACGCGTCTGATGACACTCGATACACATCTCGGTGATGCGCTGGCCGGCGCCCGTTTCCTGGCGCTGCTCATGGGTGCGTTCTCCCTGCTGTCGCTGCTGCTCGCCGGCCTCGGCGTATACGCTGTCGTCGCGTTCTCCGTCGAACGGCGCAGCCGTGAGCTCGGGATCCGCGCGGCACTCGGTGCAGAGGGCACGCGTCTGGTCCGCATGGTCGTCGGCGAGACCCTGGGCATCGTGGGCGTCGGCCTGCTCGTCGGCCTCGCGATCTCGCTGCTTGCGGCGCGCGGCATCGCAGGCATGCTGTACGGCGTCCCGGCGTTCGATCCTGCGACGTTCGCCCTCGCGGCCGCACTCCTCGCGGTCTCCGCTGCGGCCGCGGCATTCCTGCCTGCGCGACGCGCCGCCCGTACGGACCCGGTCGGCGTCCTGCGGAGCGGATCCGGATTCGGGGGCTGA
- a CDS encoding GPP34 family phosphoprotein, translating to MLHEDILLLALDDETGVVPFGSMYQYGMAGGIVTELVLSRRITLTKQKKSMLVDVVQATQTGDPLLDEVLEKMRTAKRRASLQTWISRIAQTRKLQARVAERLRDRGVLRSEEGRVLLFFRRTTWPTQNPAPEHDLVERIGEAIQGDDVVDGRTATVIALAKSCDLLKLHFEKSELKARKQRIDDIVSGNVVGAAAREAIEAVQAAMIATSAAISAATTAATIAST from the coding sequence ATGCTTCACGAAGACATTCTGCTGCTGGCGCTCGATGACGAGACCGGCGTCGTACCGTTCGGCTCCATGTACCAGTACGGCATGGCGGGCGGCATCGTGACGGAGCTGGTGCTGAGTCGGCGCATCACGCTGACGAAGCAGAAGAAGTCGATGCTGGTCGACGTCGTTCAGGCGACGCAGACGGGCGATCCGCTGCTCGACGAGGTGCTGGAGAAGATGCGCACGGCGAAACGTCGTGCCTCGCTCCAGACGTGGATCAGTCGCATCGCACAGACGCGGAAGCTCCAGGCGCGCGTGGCAGAGCGACTGCGCGACCGCGGCGTGCTTCGCAGTGAGGAAGGGCGGGTCCTGCTGTTCTTCCGGCGGACGACCTGGCCGACTCAGAATCCCGCGCCCGAGCACGACCTCGTGGAGCGCATCGGTGAAGCGATCCAGGGTGATGACGTCGTGGATGGTCGCACTGCCACGGTCATCGCGCTCGCGAAGTCGTGCGACCTGCTGAAGCTGCATTTCGAGAAGAGCGAGCTGAAGGCGCGCAAGCAGAGGATCGACGACATCGTGAGTGGCAACGTCGTCGGTGCTGCGGCGCGGGAAGCGATCGAAGCGGTGCAGGCCGCCATGATCGCGACATCGGCGGCGATCAGCGCTGCCACCACCGCGGCGACGATCGCCAGCACCTGA